In Porphyrobacter sp. LM 6, one DNA window encodes the following:
- a CDS encoding autotransporter assembly complex protein TamA — protein sequence MLALALAFWAATTPLAAQSQPAAEVSEDAPPPEPVEVPQNLADLIPDAAVTDPEAWAAAGVDAMAVEPDLASPDLDPVLAELDAALTPGSPDVDPGLLPETEAMLAESAFDVPEPLPSDPDLEALAMIAAPVLGDVPELTETKVSSTLVLALPKNPDAFPERAEFVQRFRDLSTLRGLDEGKDSAPQVAARARSDEILLGDILRTYGYYGGDVVRQLSGGRRAREEETGEVDDSASEPSVRFDILPGERYRFGRIDLGALPTLPEPDASRLTQAFGIASGDPLYADRIIEREIELRVALGESGYPFAAVAEPELLIDHARAEGDLTLDVQPRGKYVFGDVTSSDPRFLSGRHLAEIARFDEGDVFQQSLETDLRRAIIATGLVSSVTVTPRETRAPQDGQPGEVALDVAFERAPLRTIAGAIGYGTEDGFKLETRWEHRNLFPPEGALRLRGILGTRETLASIGVRRNNFRGRDQVLSVDLFASDITTEAVDARGFGMRTTFEKVSNILFQKPVSWQLGGELLYTDERNRTVRIGPGGPLPRRTYTIGGLFGSITLDASDDLLDPSEGYRATMFLAPEVSRAGGAETFYLRAQADASAYQLVGSTVLAGRVRAATIQGAPAEDIAPSRRLYGGGGASVRGYGFQGVGPRDTVGNPVGGASLVEFALEARVETPLLGGAVEVVPFLDAGSVGRDSTPDFADIRFGAGIGIRYKTTFGPIRVDVATPLNPTQFDSPVVVYVSLGQAF from the coding sequence GAACCTGATCTCGCCAGCCCCGATCTTGACCCCGTCCTGGCCGAGCTTGACGCCGCCCTGACCCCGGGCAGCCCCGATGTTGACCCCGGCTTGCTGCCCGAAACCGAGGCCATGCTGGCCGAATCCGCCTTCGATGTGCCGGAACCGTTACCGTCCGATCCCGATCTTGAGGCGCTTGCAATGATCGCCGCTCCGGTGCTTGGCGATGTGCCCGAACTGACCGAAACCAAGGTCAGCAGCACGCTCGTTCTGGCCTTGCCCAAAAACCCCGACGCATTTCCGGAGCGCGCCGAATTCGTACAGCGTTTCAGGGATTTGTCGACCTTGCGCGGTCTGGATGAGGGCAAGGATTCGGCGCCGCAGGTGGCCGCACGGGCACGTTCGGACGAGATCCTGCTCGGCGATATTCTGCGCACCTATGGCTATTACGGCGGGGATGTGGTGCGCCAGCTCTCGGGCGGCCGCCGCGCGCGCGAGGAGGAAACCGGCGAAGTCGATGACAGCGCGAGCGAGCCCAGCGTCCGCTTCGACATCCTCCCCGGCGAACGCTACCGCTTCGGGCGGATCGATCTGGGCGCGCTGCCCACGCTGCCCGAGCCCGATGCCAGCCGGTTGACGCAGGCCTTCGGCATCGCTTCGGGCGATCCGCTTTATGCCGACCGCATCATCGAACGCGAGATCGAACTGCGGGTGGCGCTGGGTGAAAGCGGCTATCCCTTCGCAGCCGTCGCCGAGCCGGAGCTGCTGATCGACCACGCCCGCGCCGAAGGTGACCTGACGCTCGATGTCCAGCCGCGCGGCAAATATGTGTTCGGCGACGTCACCAGCAGCGACCCGCGCTTCCTGTCGGGCCGTCACCTTGCCGAGATCGCGCGCTTCGATGAGGGCGATGTCTTCCAGCAAAGCCTAGAGACCGATCTGCGCCGCGCGATCATCGCCACCGGCCTCGTCTCGAGCGTCACCGTCACCCCGCGCGAAACCCGTGCGCCGCAGGATGGGCAGCCGGGCGAAGTCGCACTCGACGTCGCGTTCGAACGGGCGCCGCTTCGTACGATCGCAGGCGCGATCGGTTACGGAACCGAGGACGGTTTCAAGCTTGAGACGCGCTGGGAGCACCGCAATCTGTTCCCGCCCGAGGGAGCGCTCAGGCTGCGCGGCATCCTCGGCACGCGCGAAACACTCGCGAGTATCGGGGTGCGGCGCAACAACTTCCGCGGCCGCGATCAGGTGCTGAGCGTCGATCTGTTTGCGAGCGATATCACCACGGAGGCGGTCGATGCGCGCGGCTTCGGGATGCGGACGACGTTCGAGAAGGTGTCGAACATCCTGTTCCAGAAGCCGGTCAGCTGGCAGCTCGGCGGCGAACTGCTCTACACCGACGAGCGAAACCGCACGGTGCGCATCGGGCCGGGCGGGCCGTTGCCACGCCGCACCTACACCATTGGCGGGTTGTTCGGCAGCATCACGCTCGATGCGAGCGATGATCTGCTCGACCCGAGCGAGGGTTACCGCGCGACGATGTTCCTCGCGCCGGAAGTCTCGCGAGCGGGCGGGGCCGAAACCTTCTATCTGCGCGCCCAGGCCGATGCGAGCGCCTACCAGCTGGTCGGATCGACCGTGCTTGCCGGACGGGTGCGTGCGGCGACCATTCAGGGTGCGCCTGCCGAGGATATTGCGCCGTCGCGGCGGCTTTATGGCGGCGGGGGCGCATCGGTGCGCGGCTACGGGTTCCAGGGTGTCGGCCCGCGCGACACGGTCGGTAACCCGGTCGGCGGGGCCTCGCTGGTCGAATTCGCGCTCGAAGCGCGGGTGGAAACGCCGCTGCTGGGCGGGGCGGTTGAGGTGGTGCCGTTCCTCGATGCGGGATCGGTCGGCCGCGATTCCACGCCGGACTTCGCCGACATCCGCTTCGGCGCCGGGATCGGCATTCGGTACAAGACCACTTTCGGCCCGATCCGCGTCGATGTCGCAACGCCGCTCAATCCCACCCAGTTCGATAGCCCGGTGGTGGTCTATGTTAGTCTCGGGCAGGCGTTCTGA
- a CDS encoding lysozyme, with protein MSYEPSTSLLSLMRRIASLPAAAPLAAPISAKSVTARCISPDGIALIKRFEGCARLRADGMVEAYPDPGTGGAPWTIGWGATGRDDVLGGRIGKATVWTQAQCDERLARDLERYSAEVAAALGDAPATQVQFDALVSFHYNTGAIARATLTRKHIAGDFEGAAREFARWTRAGGQVLKGLVRRRAAEAELYLNATD; from the coding sequence ATGTCCTATGAGCCCTCGACCTCGCTGCTGTCGCTAATGCGGCGGATTGCGTCTCTGCCCGCTGCTGCACCCCTTGCCGCGCCAATTTCCGCGAAATCCGTCACGGCGCGCTGCATCAGCCCGGACGGCATCGCCCTCATCAAGCGGTTCGAAGGCTGCGCGCGGCTGCGCGCCGATGGTATGGTCGAAGCCTATCCCGATCCCGGCACCGGCGGCGCGCCGTGGACGATCGGCTGGGGCGCCACGGGCCGCGACGATGTGCTCGGCGGCCGGATCGGCAAGGCGACTGTCTGGACGCAGGCTCAGTGCGACGAGCGGCTGGCGCGCGATCTGGAGCGCTACAGCGCGGAAGTCGCTGCCGCGCTGGGCGACGCGCCGGCCACGCAGGTGCAGTTCGATGCGCTGGTCAGCTTCCACTACAACACCGGCGCGATTGCCCGTGCGACCCTGACCCGCAAGCACATCGCGGGCGACTTTGAGGGTGCAGCGCGCGAGTTTGCCCGCTGGACCCGTGCTGGCGGGCAGGTGCTCAAGGGCCTCGTGCGCCGCCGCGCCGCCGAGGCGGAGCTTTATCTGAATGCAACGGACTGA
- a CDS encoding translocation/assembly module TamB domain-containing protein has product MDETPMPPAETGTSARRRWGKRLGWLLALLLGPVVLIAGFFATPIGKRVIADQIAAVAPASGLRFKVGRIEGDIYGKAVLRRVVVSDPKGVFLTIPEVALDWRPLTWLWSGLDIRELTARRGRLERLPELLPADPDAPLLPDFDIRIDRLRVENLVIAKGVATARDERADLAAKVDIREGRALIDATAKLGARDRIALLLDAEPDGDRFDLEGDYQAPADGVLAGLTGLKAGYTGRIVGEGTWQRWRGAAVARRVGAVGKPVAALRISNDAGRYGVLGQVRAGMGDTTIAGRALGDVLSLAASFTLEDSVVEGRMAAVSDALDWRSGGVVDLADKRVDGARVMLTMRDPDLFGDVVRLEGAKLAANLSGDFDDLGIRHRIDVARLISGGVTATTLAQEGSARFDGTVLSVPMAVTGERVTTGNAYADPRLVKGRISGVLTYDFARHRLAADAAKVTFPGLEAALTLRGDVPGGAYALAGPVTARGLKIEGAGDVNASAKMLLKFGPKVPWSLRANLAGVLTRIGNSSVRHVAGDQVRFNGELGMGKGQQTVLREVALSSPRLTARFDSKVVPGSRGTRTMLAGSGRQVEYGPFSFEAEFAADGPRAQLVLADPYPAAGLKDVRVALAPSRDGFGLDVAGGSLLGPFEGALELFLPEGKPARIAINRLDVYRTNVTGGVVLGEEGVSGELRLAGGGIDGTLAFRPQGEGAVGFAVDLAARNARFGGDIPITIARADIAATGRYAEGNANFDADLAAAGVEYGALRLANLTAKAAIDNGRGKIIGAISGRRADRFALNFDAAVAPRQIAAVVRGQYAGATITMPRRAVLNREEDGSWRLEPAQIGFASGYAIASGHLGGEDTALELKLARMPLRLLDLAGAQLGLGGRMSGIVEYRQQGRAAPTARARVRIDRFSRAGLVLSSKPVNVLGVIDLSADRLTAAGRLLEGDARRGDFALRINGLEADGALADRLKRGRLDARMVFDGAAETLWRLAAVDLFDLTGPVAMTARATGTLAEPRITGTLASDDLTVASALTGTRIEKISARGRFAGSRLELTRFAGTTPGGGSVVGSGTVDLAGMSAARGPQLDLRAAVKNARLLDATGLRATMTGPLRIVSNGMGGTIAGRVRLNGARWALGNAAEDVALPRIATREINGEDGRSRTQVSARGAAWRYLVDATAPNRVLVEGLGLESEWGIDIALRGTVNDPRIGGSARLVRGDYTFAGTRFELTRGRILFDVNEPINPRLDILAEAARNNTNVDIAITGNAQSPSIAFSSDPALPEEEILARLLFGGSVTSLSATDAVQLAAALAALQGGGAGLDPIGDLRRSIGLDQLRIISADPLIGRGAGIAIGKNITRKIYVELVTDGRGYSATQVEYRITSWLALLGTVSTIGRDSVLAEISRDY; this is encoded by the coding sequence ATGGACGAGACGCCGATGCCTCCTGCCGAAACCGGTACGAGTGCGCGCCGCCGCTGGGGCAAGCGGCTGGGCTGGCTGCTGGCGCTGTTGCTAGGGCCGGTGGTGCTGATCGCCGGGTTCTTCGCGACCCCGATCGGCAAGCGCGTGATTGCCGACCAGATCGCGGCTGTCGCCCCGGCATCGGGTCTGCGCTTCAAGGTCGGCCGGATCGAGGGCGATATCTATGGCAAGGCCGTGCTGCGCCGGGTGGTGGTGAGCGATCCCAAGGGAGTGTTCCTGACAATTCCCGAAGTCGCGCTCGACTGGCGACCGCTGACCTGGTTGTGGAGCGGTCTCGATATCCGCGAACTGACCGCGCGGCGCGGGCGGCTGGAGCGATTGCCCGAGCTGCTGCCCGCCGATCCCGACGCGCCGTTGCTGCCCGATTTCGATATCCGGATCGACCGGCTGCGGGTCGAAAATCTGGTCATCGCCAAGGGGGTCGCCACGGCCCGCGATGAACGCGCGGATCTCGCCGCCAAAGTCGATATCCGCGAGGGCCGGGCGCTGATCGATGCCACGGCAAAGCTGGGCGCGCGCGACCGCATCGCCCTGCTGCTCGATGCCGAACCCGATGGCGACCGCTTCGATCTCGAAGGCGATTATCAGGCCCCGGCGGACGGCGTTCTGGCGGGGCTGACGGGGCTGAAGGCGGGCTATACCGGACGCATCGTCGGCGAAGGCACGTGGCAGCGGTGGCGCGGCGCGGCGGTGGCACGGCGGGTCGGCGCGGTTGGCAAGCCGGTCGCGGCGCTGCGGATCAGCAATGATGCGGGGCGCTACGGCGTGCTCGGGCAGGTGCGGGCCGGCATGGGCGATACCACCATCGCCGGACGCGCGCTGGGCGATGTGCTGTCTCTCGCCGCCAGCTTCACGTTGGAAGACAGTGTCGTCGAAGGGCGCATGGCCGCCGTTTCCGACGCGCTCGACTGGCGCAGCGGCGGGGTGGTCGACCTCGCGGACAAGCGGGTCGACGGCGCGCGGGTGATGCTCACGATGCGCGATCCTGACCTGTTCGGCGATGTCGTGCGGCTGGAGGGGGCCAAGCTCGCCGCCAATCTTTCGGGCGATTTCGATGATCTCGGCATCCGGCACCGGATCGATGTGGCGCGGCTGATCTCGGGCGGGGTGACCGCGACCACGCTGGCACAGGAAGGCAGCGCGCGGTTTGACGGCACCGTGCTCTCGGTGCCGATGGCGGTGACGGGCGAGCGGGTGACGACCGGCAATGCCTATGCCGATCCGCGGCTGGTCAAGGGCCGGATCAGCGGCGTTCTGACCTATGATTTCGCGCGCCACCGGCTGGCGGCGGACGCGGCGAAGGTGACTTTCCCCGGGCTGGAGGCGGCGCTGACCCTGCGCGGCGATGTTCCGGGCGGCGCCTATGCGCTTGCCGGGCCAGTGACCGCACGCGGTCTCAAGATCGAGGGCGCGGGCGATGTGAATGCCAGCGCCAAGATGCTGCTCAAGTTCGGGCCCAAGGTGCCGTGGAGCCTGCGCGCCAATCTCGCCGGTGTGCTGACCAGGATCGGCAATTCCAGCGTCCGCCATGTCGCGGGCGATCAGGTGCGCTTCAATGGCGAACTTGGCATGGGCAAGGGCCAGCAGACCGTGCTGCGCGAGGTCGCGCTGTCGTCCCCGCGGCTGACCGCCCGGTTCGATAGCAAGGTGGTGCCGGGCAGCCGAGGCACGCGCACCATGCTCGCAGGCAGCGGACGGCAGGTGGAATACGGGCCGTTCAGCTTCGAGGCGGAATTCGCCGCCGATGGCCCGCGCGCGCAGCTCGTGCTGGCTGATCCCTATCCCGCCGCCGGGCTCAAGGACGTGCGCGTGGCGCTCGCCCCCAGCCGTGACGGGTTCGGGCTTGATGTGGCGGGCGGATCGCTGCTCGGGCCGTTCGAGGGCGCGCTCGAACTGTTTCTGCCAGAAGGGAAGCCTGCGCGGATCGCGATCAACCGGCTCGATGTCTACCGCACCAATGTCACCGGCGGGGTGGTGCTGGGCGAGGAAGGCGTATCGGGCGAACTGCGGCTTGCCGGAGGGGGTATCGACGGCACGCTGGCGTTCCGGCCGCAGGGCGAGGGCGCGGTCGGCTTTGCGGTCGATCTGGCGGCGCGCAATGCCCGCTTCGGCGGCGACATCCCGATCACCATCGCCCGCGCCGATATCGCCGCGACCGGGCGCTATGCCGAGGGCAATGCCAATTTCGACGCCGATCTCGCCGCAGCCGGGGTCGAATATGGTGCGCTCAGGCTCGCCAATCTCACCGCCAAGGCCGCGATCGACAACGGCCGGGGCAAGATCATCGGGGCGATCAGCGGGCGGCGGGCAGACCGCTTCGCGCTCAATTTCGATGCCGCTGTGGCGCCCCGCCAGATCGCGGCGGTGGTGCGCGGGCAGTATGCCGGGGCGACGATCACCATGCCGCGCCGCGCGGTGCTGAACCGCGAGGAGGATGGCAGCTGGCGGCTGGAACCGGCGCAGATAGGCTTTGCCAGCGGCTATGCCATTGCCTCGGGCCACTTGGGCGGCGAGGACACCGCGCTCGAACTCAAGCTCGCGCGGATGCCCTTGCGCTTGCTCGACCTTGCCGGGGCGCAACTCGGCCTCGGCGGACGGATGTCGGGCATTGTCGAATATCGCCAGCAGGGCCGTGCCGCCCCGACCGCGCGCGCGCGGGTGCGGATCGACCGCTTCAGCCGCGCCGGGCTGGTGCTGTCATCCAAGCCGGTCAATGTGCTGGGAGTGATTGACCTGTCGGCTGATCGCCTGACCGCGGCGGGCCGCTTGCTCGAAGGTGACGCGCGGCGCGGCGACTTTGCGCTGCGGATCAACGGACTGGAGGCGGATGGCGCGCTGGCCGACCGGCTGAAGCGCGGGCGGCTCGATGCGCGGATGGTGTTCGACGGCGCGGCAGAGACCCTTTGGCGGCTGGCGGCGGTCGATCTGTTCGATCTGACCGGGCCGGTGGCCATGACTGCGCGGGCGACAGGCACGCTCGCCGAGCCGCGCATCACCGGCACGCTTGCGAGCGATGATCTGACCGTCGCCAGCGCGCTGACCGGCACGCGGATCGAAAAGATCAGCGCGCGCGGCCGCTTTGCCGGATCACGGCTCGAACTGACGCGCTTTGCCGGAACCACCCCGGGTGGCGGGAGCGTGGTGGGCAGCGGCACCGTGGATCTGGCGGGGATGAGCGCGGCGCGCGGGCCGCAGCTTGATCTGCGCGCCGCCGTCAAGAATGCACGCCTGCTTGACGCCACCGGGCTCCGGGCCACCATGACCGGGCCGCTCCGGATCGTCTCGAACGGGATGGGCGGCACGATCGCCGGACGGGTTCGCCTGAATGGCGCGCGCTGGGCGCTGGGTAACGCCGCCGAGGATGTGGCCCTGCCGCGCATCGCCACGCGCGAAATCAATGGCGAGGATGGACGCAGCCGCACGCAGGTTTCCGCGCGCGGTGCGGCATGGCGCTATCTCGTCGATGCCACCGCGCCCAATCGGGTGCTGGTCGAAGGGCTGGGCCTCGAAAGCGAATGGGGTATCGACATCGCGCTGCGCGGCACGGTCAATGATCCGCGCATCGGCGGCAGCGCGCGGCTGGTTCGCGGGGACTATACCTTCGCCGGCACCCGCTTCGAGCTGACCCGAGGGCGCATCCTGTTCGACGTGAACGAGCCGATCAACCCGCGGCTCGACATCCTCGCCGAAGCCGCGCGCAACAACACCAATGTCGATATCGCGATCACCGGCAACGCCCAGTCGCCCAGCATCGCCTTCTCCAGCGATCCCGCGCTGCCCGAGGAGGAAATCCTCGCGCGGCTGCTGTTCGGCGGGTCGGTCACCTCGCTTTCGGCCACGGATGCGGTGCAGCTCGCCGCAGCGCTGGCGGCGTTGCAGGGCGGGGGCGCGGGGCTTGACCCGATTGGCGATCTGCGGCGCTCGATCGGACTCGATCAGCTGCGGATCATCAGCGCCGATCCGCTGATCGGTCGCGGCGCGGGGATTGCCATCGGCAAGAACATCACCCGCAAGATCTATGTCGAGCTGGTGACCGACGGGCGTGGATACAGCGCCACCCAGGTCGAATACCGCATCACCAGCTGGCTTGCGCTGCTGGGCACGGTCTCGACCATCGGGCGCGACAGCGTATTGGCCGAAATTAGCCGGGACTACTGA
- a CDS encoding helix-turn-helix transcriptional regulator, giving the protein MENRLRHYREAKGWSQGELARRLGVSRQTINAVETDKYDPSLPLALRMARLFEVAVPELFIDHWEPEA; this is encoded by the coding sequence GTGGAAAATCGGTTGAGGCATTACCGCGAGGCGAAGGGCTGGAGCCAGGGCGAACTCGCCCGTCGGCTCGGTGTCTCGCGCCAGACGATCAACGCAGTCGAGACCGACAAGTACGATCCGTCCCTGCCCCTGGCGCTGCGCATGGCCCGCCTCTTCGAGGTTGCGGTGCCTGAGCTGTTTATCGATCACTGGGAGCCTGAAGCATGA